Proteins from a single region of Pyrus communis chromosome 6, drPyrComm1.1, whole genome shotgun sequence:
- the LOC137736985 gene encoding DNA topoisomerase 1 alpha-like isoform X2: MVPSTKSPPVKSPLASPKASTSSAGASPVSNSKASTSSRASPVPKSPPSTTLDGHSKRLSEQNKSTTIKKEINSIEHPAPGNSDSEDEKPIGARLGKVKPSEDSDDDKPLSSRIAPKSKVGTSGSQPYDSKERKPIVPKVQKNGSSTIDKGKAPSVVSSKRPLDKANSSENSSAKRPKVSDSSTSVKNKPVSAKQELKEEDDDDDFIPISQRSKKVASYSKSSLTKQTVTKVGSSSIKKTIKKSQKASKFSKYSKSTTKPPSSNDGQTKWTTLEHNGVIFPPPYKPHGVKMLYNGKPVTLTPEQEEVATMYAVMKDTDYVQKETFRKNFWADWHKLLGKNHVIQKLDACDFTPIYDWYQNEKEKKKQMSTEEKKALKEEKLKQEEKYMWARVDGNQEKVGNFRVEPPGLFRGRGEHPKSGKLKRRIRPSDVTINIGKNAPIPECPIPGESWKEVRHDNTVTWLAFWNDPINQREFKYVFLAPSSNLKGLSDMQKYEKARRLKDHIGKIRASYTKDFTSKDVTKRQIAVATYLIDKLALRAGNEKDDDEADTVGCCTLKVENVKAIPPNSLEFNFLGKDSIRYENTVEVEIPVYKAIIQFQSGKRGSHDLFDMLDTSRLNAHLKNVMDGLTAKVFRTYNASITLDDILNKKTKDGDLSEKLVVYQHANKEVAIICNHQRTVSKTHSAQMSKLTEKIDDLQGILKDLKIDLDRAKKGKPPLKDADGKQKKNLTPEALERKIAQTNAKIEKMELDMRTKEDLKTVALGTSKINYLDPRITVAWCKRHEVPIEKIFNKSLLAKFSWAMPVEPDFRF; the protein is encoded by the exons ATGGTTCCATCAACCAAATCACCACCAGTAAAATCTCCGCTAGCAAGCCCAAAAGCTTCAACTTCATCTGCTGGGGCATCACCAGTATCAAATTCAAAAGCTTCAACTTCATCTAGGGCATCACCAGTACCCAAATCACCACCGTCGACTACATTAGATGGTCATTCTAAACGGTTATCAGAACAGAATAAGTCTACTACAATTAAGAAGGAAATTAATTCTATTGAGCATCCTGCTCCAGGAAATAGTGATTCTGAAGATGAAAAACCGATAGGTGCCAGACTGGGGAAAGTGAAACCTTCTGAAGATTCAGATGATGATAAACCTTTATCATCAAGGATTGCACCAAAGTCCAAGGTGGGAACATCAGGCAGTCAGCCTTATGATTCGAAAGAAAGGAAGCCCATTGTTCCAAAAGTTCAGAAGAATGGTTCCAGCACAATAGATAAAGGCAAGGCTCCATCTGTGGTCTCTAGTAAGAGGCCTCTGGATAAGGCCAATTCTTCTGAGAACTCATCAGCTAAAAGGCCAAAAGTTTCAGATTCTTCTACATCTGTAAAGAATAAGCCAGTATCGGCCAAACAAGAActaaaggaagaagatgatgatgatgacttCATTCCAATTTCTCAGAGGAGTAAGAAAGTTGCATCGTATAGTAAATCATCTCTGACAAAGCAAACCGTAACCAAAGTTGGTTCATCCTCAATCAAGAAAACGATCAAGAAGAGCCAAAAagcatcaaaattttcaaagtatTCTAAATCGACCACAAAGCCACCGAGCTCTAATGATGGGCAGACAAAATGGACAACTTTAGAACACAATGGTGTCATTTTCCCACCTCCATACAAGCCTCATGGGGTAAAGATGCTTTATAATGGGAAGCCAGTCACCTTGACTCCTGAACAAGAGGAG GTTGCAACAATGTATGCAGTGATGAAAGATACAGATTATGTGCAGAAAGAAACATTCAGAAAAAATTTCTGGGCTGATTGGCATAAGTTGCTTGGGAAGAACCATGTAATTCAGAAATTGGATGCTTGTGATTTTACCCCAATATATGACTGGTATCagaatgaaaaggaaaagaagaaacaaatgaGTACAGAA GAGAAGAAGGCCTTGAAGGAGGAGAAACTAAAACAAGAGGAGAAATATATGTGGGCTCGCGTTGATGGTAACCAAGAAAAG GTTGGAAACTTCAGAGTTGAACCACCTGGGTTATTCCGAGGTCGTGGAGAGCATCCAAAG TCGGGAAAGCTGAAAAGACGGATTCGTCCAAGTGATGTTACAATTAATATAGGAAAGAATGCCCCAATTCCAGAGTGTCCCATCCCTGGTGAAAG CTGGAAAGAAGTAAGGCATGACAATACAGTCACATGGTTAGCTTTCTGGAACGATCCAATTAATCAAAGGGAATTCAAATACGTGTTTCTGGCACCTAGTAGTAACTTGAAGGGTTTAAGTGACATGCAGAAATACGAAAAAGCACGGAGATTGAAG GACCATATAGGAAAAATCAGGGCTTCATACACCAAGGATTTTACTAGTAAAGATGTAACTAAGCGGCAGATAGCTGTTGCTACCTATCTCATTGATAAACTTGCTCTCAGGGCGGGTAATGAGAAG GATGATGATGAAGCTGATACTGTTGGTTGCTGCACTTTAAAAGTAGAGAATGTAAAAGCAATTCCCCCTAACTCATTGGAG tTTAACTTCCTTGGTAAAGACTCAATCAGATATGAAAATACTGTTGAAGTTGAGATTCCTGTTTACAAGGCAATTATACAGTTCCAGTCTG GGAAACGTGGCAGTCATGATCTCTTTGACATGTTGGATACCAGTAGATTGAATGCTCATCTAAAGAATGTGATGGATGGCCTTACAGCAAAAGTGTTCCGTACCTACAATGCATCTATCACTTTGGATGACATA TTGAACAAGAAAACCAAAGACGGAGATCTTTCAGAGAAACTCGTTGTTTATCAGCATGCAAACAAAGAG GTTGCCATCATTTGTAATCATCAGCGGACTGTCTCAAAGACTCACAGTGCACAAATGTCCAAGTTAACAGAAAAGATTGATGACCTTCAG GGCATCCTGAAAGATCTGAAAATAGATTTGGACAGGGCCAAAAAAGGAAAGCCCCCACTGAAAGATGCTGAtggaaagcaaaagaaaaatttgaccCCGGAAGC GTTGGAGAGGAAGATAGCTCAAACAAATGCAAAGATTGAAAAAATGGAACTGGATATGAGAACTAAAGAGGATCTGAAAACAGTGGCCTTGGGAACGTCAAAAATCAACTATCTTGACCCTAGGATCACCGTTGCTTGGTGCAAGCGGCATGAAGTTCCAATCGAGAAG ATCTTCAACAAGTCCCTCCTCGCGAAGTTTTCTTGGGCAATGCCAGTGGAGCCTGACTTCAGATTCTGA
- the LOC137737146 gene encoding uncharacterized protein, translating to MGTEILRPQDCLIERIRVRPASFSRRKSYYYGSPIANQNYVSNPRSRKPAVRSESRRIQVQPADAAPVAKRSSSHDDLRGFKMEKVTILRRGESLDSKMNEKGGLAGTGTARLRPGPEMVQKQVRIVDLRSPVGGKTDMYAGSAFAMSPEPSSLPLPSFSRKKQVSKVVDDDSATRDLRRLLRLD from the coding sequence ATGGGGACTGAGATCTTACGGCCTCAGGATTGTCTCATCGAAAGGATCAGAGTCCGTCCGGCGTCGTTTTCGCGCCGGAAGAGCTACTACTATGGGAGCCCCATCGCTAACCAGAATTACGTCTCTAACCCTAGATCTAGAAAGCCGGCAGTGCGATCCGAATCCAGGAGGATCCAGGTGCAGCCGGCGGATGCGGCGCCGGTCGCGAAGAGGTCCAGCTCCCACGACGACCTTCGGGGCTTCAAGATGGAGAAAGTCACGATCTTGCGGCGAGGAGAGTCGCTGGACTCGAAGATGAATGAAAAGGGTGGTTTGGCCGGGACCGGGACTGCGAGGCTCCGGCCCGGGCCGGAAATGGTGCAGAAGCAGGTTCGGATTGTGGATCTGAGGTCTCCGGTGGGCGGTAAGACCGACATGTACGCCGGATCGGCGTTCGCGATGTCACCGGAGCCGAGCTCGCTCCCGTTGCCGTCGTTTTCGAGGAAGAAGCAGGTGTCGAAGGTCGTCGACGACGACTCAGCGACTCGAGACCTGAGGCGGTTGCTCCGGCTTGATTGA
- the LOC137736985 gene encoding DNA topoisomerase 1 alpha-like isoform X1, which produces MAVQTSTKPNVYEDEDDEPLVFKRCSTKSKPNQLNAEAKKIPAQRQVGQPGKQVSEHRSSNGLNSSVQKGKMVPSTKSPPVKSPLASPKASTSSAGASPVSNSKASTSSRASPVPKSPPSTTLDGHSKRLSEQNKSTTIKKEINSIEHPAPGNSDSEDEKPIGARLGKVKPSEDSDDDKPLSSRIAPKSKVGTSGSQPYDSKERKPIVPKVQKNGSSTIDKGKAPSVVSSKRPLDKANSSENSSAKRPKVSDSSTSVKNKPVSAKQELKEEDDDDDFIPISQRSKKVASYSKSSLTKQTVTKVGSSSIKKTIKKSQKASKFSKYSKSTTKPPSSNDGQTKWTTLEHNGVIFPPPYKPHGVKMLYNGKPVTLTPEQEEVATMYAVMKDTDYVQKETFRKNFWADWHKLLGKNHVIQKLDACDFTPIYDWYQNEKEKKKQMSTEEKKALKEEKLKQEEKYMWARVDGNQEKVGNFRVEPPGLFRGRGEHPKSGKLKRRIRPSDVTINIGKNAPIPECPIPGESWKEVRHDNTVTWLAFWNDPINQREFKYVFLAPSSNLKGLSDMQKYEKARRLKDHIGKIRASYTKDFTSKDVTKRQIAVATYLIDKLALRAGNEKDDDEADTVGCCTLKVENVKAIPPNSLEFNFLGKDSIRYENTVEVEIPVYKAIIQFQSGKRGSHDLFDMLDTSRLNAHLKNVMDGLTAKVFRTYNASITLDDILNKKTKDGDLSEKLVVYQHANKEVAIICNHQRTVSKTHSAQMSKLTEKIDDLQGILKDLKIDLDRAKKGKPPLKDADGKQKKNLTPEALERKIAQTNAKIEKMELDMRTKEDLKTVALGTSKINYLDPRITVAWCKRHEVPIEKIFNKSLLAKFSWAMPVEPDFRF; this is translated from the exons ATGGCTGTTCAGACTTCTACTAAACCGAATGTATATGAAGACGAGGATGATGAACCTTTAGTTTTCAAACGGTGCAGCACAAAATCTAAACCCAATCAATTAAACGCCGAAGCAAAGAAAATACCGGCTCAGAGGCAAGTTGGACAACCAGGGAAGCAGGTATCTGAACACCGTTCTTCAAATGGTCTAAACTCGAGTGTTCAAAAGGGTAAGATGGTTCCATCAACCAAATCACCACCAGTAAAATCTCCGCTAGCAAGCCCAAAAGCTTCAACTTCATCTGCTGGGGCATCACCAGTATCAAATTCAAAAGCTTCAACTTCATCTAGGGCATCACCAGTACCCAAATCACCACCGTCGACTACATTAGATGGTCATTCTAAACGGTTATCAGAACAGAATAAGTCTACTACAATTAAGAAGGAAATTAATTCTATTGAGCATCCTGCTCCAGGAAATAGTGATTCTGAAGATGAAAAACCGATAGGTGCCAGACTGGGGAAAGTGAAACCTTCTGAAGATTCAGATGATGATAAACCTTTATCATCAAGGATTGCACCAAAGTCCAAGGTGGGAACATCAGGCAGTCAGCCTTATGATTCGAAAGAAAGGAAGCCCATTGTTCCAAAAGTTCAGAAGAATGGTTCCAGCACAATAGATAAAGGCAAGGCTCCATCTGTGGTCTCTAGTAAGAGGCCTCTGGATAAGGCCAATTCTTCTGAGAACTCATCAGCTAAAAGGCCAAAAGTTTCAGATTCTTCTACATCTGTAAAGAATAAGCCAGTATCGGCCAAACAAGAActaaaggaagaagatgatgatgatgacttCATTCCAATTTCTCAGAGGAGTAAGAAAGTTGCATCGTATAGTAAATCATCTCTGACAAAGCAAACCGTAACCAAAGTTGGTTCATCCTCAATCAAGAAAACGATCAAGAAGAGCCAAAAagcatcaaaattttcaaagtatTCTAAATCGACCACAAAGCCACCGAGCTCTAATGATGGGCAGACAAAATGGACAACTTTAGAACACAATGGTGTCATTTTCCCACCTCCATACAAGCCTCATGGGGTAAAGATGCTTTATAATGGGAAGCCAGTCACCTTGACTCCTGAACAAGAGGAG GTTGCAACAATGTATGCAGTGATGAAAGATACAGATTATGTGCAGAAAGAAACATTCAGAAAAAATTTCTGGGCTGATTGGCATAAGTTGCTTGGGAAGAACCATGTAATTCAGAAATTGGATGCTTGTGATTTTACCCCAATATATGACTGGTATCagaatgaaaaggaaaagaagaaacaaatgaGTACAGAA GAGAAGAAGGCCTTGAAGGAGGAGAAACTAAAACAAGAGGAGAAATATATGTGGGCTCGCGTTGATGGTAACCAAGAAAAG GTTGGAAACTTCAGAGTTGAACCACCTGGGTTATTCCGAGGTCGTGGAGAGCATCCAAAG TCGGGAAAGCTGAAAAGACGGATTCGTCCAAGTGATGTTACAATTAATATAGGAAAGAATGCCCCAATTCCAGAGTGTCCCATCCCTGGTGAAAG CTGGAAAGAAGTAAGGCATGACAATACAGTCACATGGTTAGCTTTCTGGAACGATCCAATTAATCAAAGGGAATTCAAATACGTGTTTCTGGCACCTAGTAGTAACTTGAAGGGTTTAAGTGACATGCAGAAATACGAAAAAGCACGGAGATTGAAG GACCATATAGGAAAAATCAGGGCTTCATACACCAAGGATTTTACTAGTAAAGATGTAACTAAGCGGCAGATAGCTGTTGCTACCTATCTCATTGATAAACTTGCTCTCAGGGCGGGTAATGAGAAG GATGATGATGAAGCTGATACTGTTGGTTGCTGCACTTTAAAAGTAGAGAATGTAAAAGCAATTCCCCCTAACTCATTGGAG tTTAACTTCCTTGGTAAAGACTCAATCAGATATGAAAATACTGTTGAAGTTGAGATTCCTGTTTACAAGGCAATTATACAGTTCCAGTCTG GGAAACGTGGCAGTCATGATCTCTTTGACATGTTGGATACCAGTAGATTGAATGCTCATCTAAAGAATGTGATGGATGGCCTTACAGCAAAAGTGTTCCGTACCTACAATGCATCTATCACTTTGGATGACATA TTGAACAAGAAAACCAAAGACGGAGATCTTTCAGAGAAACTCGTTGTTTATCAGCATGCAAACAAAGAG GTTGCCATCATTTGTAATCATCAGCGGACTGTCTCAAAGACTCACAGTGCACAAATGTCCAAGTTAACAGAAAAGATTGATGACCTTCAG GGCATCCTGAAAGATCTGAAAATAGATTTGGACAGGGCCAAAAAAGGAAAGCCCCCACTGAAAGATGCTGAtggaaagcaaaagaaaaatttgaccCCGGAAGC GTTGGAGAGGAAGATAGCTCAAACAAATGCAAAGATTGAAAAAATGGAACTGGATATGAGAACTAAAGAGGATCTGAAAACAGTGGCCTTGGGAACGTCAAAAATCAACTATCTTGACCCTAGGATCACCGTTGCTTGGTGCAAGCGGCATGAAGTTCCAATCGAGAAG ATCTTCAACAAGTCCCTCCTCGCGAAGTTTTCTTGGGCAATGCCAGTGGAGCCTGACTTCAGATTCTGA
- the LOC137735925 gene encoding protein DMP2-like produces the protein MGGSTSSSSKSKTTTTKNKTIKDRTLTCTGNLIKLLPTGTVFLFQFLNPVLTNNGKCTAVNKYLSAILIGVCGFSCCFSCFTDSYTSSDGQTHYGVVTSKGLWPSTSSNTVDLSAYKLRFGDFVHAFLSLIVFAVLSLLDANTVRCYYPGFESTEKILLQVLPPVIGAIAGTVFSVFPNKRHGIGYPSSSSDSSQDSESAAS, from the coding sequence ATGGGGGGCTCTACTAGCTCTTCCTCTAAATCCAAGACAaccacaaccaaaaacaaaaccatcaaAGACAGAACATTAACATGCACAGGCAACCTCATCAAGCTCCTCCCAACTGGCACGGTCTTCTTGTTCCAGTTCCTCAACCCTGTCTTGACCAACAACGGCAAATGCACCGCTGTCAACAAATATCTAAGCGCCATTCTCATCGGTGTTTGCGGCTTCTCCTGTTGTTTTTCTTGCTTCACAGACAGTTACACAAGCAGTGATGGACAAACACACTATGGGGTGGTAACAAGCAAGGGGCTTTGGCCCTCGACAAGTTCTAACACTGTGGACTTGTCTGCGTACAAGCTTAGGTTTGGGGACTTTGTGCATGCCTTCCTTTCCTTGATTGTGTTTGCAGTTCTATCACTTTTGGATGCCAACACTGTCAGGTGCTATTATCCAGGGTTTGAGTCCACCGAGAAGATTTTGCTACAGGTGTTGCCTCCGGTTATAGGTGCAATTGCCGGAACTGTTTTCTCTGTGTTCCCTAATAAACGCCATGGAATTGGCTACCCGTCGTCAAGTTCTGATTCTTCACAGGATTCGGAGTCGGCAGCTTCCTAA